The Armatimonadota bacterium genome window below encodes:
- a CDS encoding glycosyltransferase family 39 protein, with protein sequence MTTEALVRKAESCPPGETTQDRGRRWEPWALAAVLFLALSLRLEMLSVRSLWHDEAFSLEVARRPVGYIWTNLPRVDPHPPGYYLMLQGWIRLFGGDVASARTLSVVWGMVGVVLAWGFGRRLGGPAVGVAAAALVALNPFQIYNSNEVRMYAPLTAAAVLSTWMLHRADRRNRDLDWALYGVTAAFLLYLSYYAGPLVVAHGVWMALRRRWRGLLVGGSTGLLLYLPWLPALGRSLFANPIPYRDPMRPTYGLEVFAVHAFGGYLLGMPGYLRWPGLEWKYQPLLVFPFAVLAAAGVGELWRRDRGGCGLLILCWALPVAVFVLASLVLRREAAYFYHLAHLQPFVAVALGSGIVGLREAARRASPFLVSALAAAGVLLFLWPAIDNLQGNPAYQGFRYDLAARHLRAHYRPTDVVVYYMGGAQAALHRYFDPPGPEIAIDPDVRRWNREAMREHFQEAVRLLRPEHRRIWLVLVSPVPPGSTEDLVRGLESRGYRRGPLHDFNGVRVGLMYRQGPPRAAP encoded by the coding sequence GTGACCACGGAGGCGCTGGTACGGAAGGCGGAGTCGTGCCCTCCCGGGGAGACGACTCAGGACCGGGGACGGCGGTGGGAGCCGTGGGCCCTCGCCGCGGTGCTGTTTTTGGCCTTGAGCCTGCGGCTGGAGATGCTCTCCGTGCGCTCCCTGTGGCACGACGAGGCCTTCAGCCTGGAAGTGGCGCGGAGGCCCGTGGGCTACATCTGGACGAACCTCCCGCGGGTAGATCCTCACCCGCCCGGCTACTACCTGATGCTGCAGGGGTGGATTCGCCTTTTCGGAGGCGATGTGGCGAGCGCCCGGACCCTGTCGGTGGTGTGGGGGATGGTGGGGGTGGTGCTCGCGTGGGGGTTCGGGCGGCGGCTCGGGGGTCCTGCGGTGGGGGTCGCGGCCGCGGCCCTCGTGGCCCTCAACCCCTTCCAGATCTACAACTCCAACGAGGTCCGCATGTACGCCCCCCTCACCGCGGCCGCGGTCCTCTCTACCTGGATGCTCCACCGGGCGGATCGGCGGAACCGGGACCTCGACTGGGCGCTCTACGGCGTAACTGCCGCGTTCCTGCTCTACCTCAGCTACTACGCGGGGCCCCTGGTGGTGGCCCACGGCGTGTGGATGGCGCTGCGACGCCGGTGGCGGGGGCTGCTGGTCGGCGGGAGTACGGGCCTCCTGCTTTACCTGCCCTGGCTTCCAGCCCTGGGCCGGTCCCTGTTTGCGAATCCCATCCCGTACCGGGACCCCATGCGGCCCACGTACGGGCTGGAGGTGTTCGCGGTGCACGCGTTTGGGGGGTACCTCCTGGGCATGCCGGGGTACCTGCGCTGGCCAGGGCTGGAGTGGAAGTACCAGCCGCTTCTGGTGTTCCCCTTCGCGGTGCTGGCCGCGGCCGGGGTAGGGGAGCTGTGGCGGCGGGACCGGGGAGGCTGCGGGCTCCTGATCCTGTGCTGGGCCCTTCCCGTGGCGGTCTTCGTCCTGGCCTCGCTCGTGCTGCGACGGGAGGCGGCCTATTTCTACCACCTCGCGCACCTCCAGCCCTTTGTGGCCGTGGCGCTGGGCTCGGGGATCGTGGGACTGCGGGAGGCGGCGCGGCGGGCTTCCCCGTTCCTGGTGAGTGCCCTGGCCGCGGCAGGAGTGCTGCTCTTTCTGTGGCCCGCCATCGACAACCTCCAGGGCAATCCCGCCTACCAGGGGTTCCGGTACGACCTCGCGGCCCGGCACCTGCGGGCGCATTATCGGCCCACGGACGTGGTGGTGTACTACATGGGTGGGGCCCAAGCGGCGCTGCACCGGTATTTTGATCCGCCCGGACCCGAGATCGCCATCGATCCGGACGTGCGGCGGTGGAACCGGGAGGCGATGCGCGAGCACTTCCAGGAGGCCGTGCGGTTGCTGCGGCCCGAGCACCGGCGGATCTGGCTCGTCCTGGTCTCCCCGGTCCCTCCGGGTTCCACGGAGGATCTGGTGCGCGGGCTGGAATCCCGGGGCTACCGCCGCGGCCCCCTCCACGACTTCAACGGCGTCCGGGTGGGCCTGATGTACCGACAGGGACCTCCGCGCGCGGCGCCCTGA
- a CDS encoding DUF2203 family protein: protein MGALTFRAGKPVYYCWRIGEPQIRYRHGLDEGFTGRRPIGLQGWIGEPIAWPFPPPRPQRGCCR from the coding sequence CTGGGCGCTCTCACCTTCCGGGCCGGAAAGCCCGTATACTACTGCTGGAGGATCGGTGAGCCGCAGATCCGGTACCGGCACGGCCTGGACGAAGGGTTCACTGGCCGCAGGCCCATCGGCCTTCAGGGCTGGATCGGAGAACCGATCGCGTGGCCGTTCCCTCCACCACGTCCGCAAAGGGGGTGTTGCCGGTGA
- a CDS encoding CsgG/HfaB family protein translates to MRRSVPVLVALLVGLAAAPQAAPAQDGRPVVMVVDFAVSVGWSPASEVVTDRIVARLREDGSVRVLSRSETRNALEAQRLDTRGILDVQDVSRAAARAGADDVIMGEVEQFDQDHRGGCFPLVGCAYTITTTVHIRGMVVDAETAAVLARPEGQAQRSQTSASVWVGPWWSHVSVSNFDAQLIGRVTLEAVAQFVSRAKPSLRPKPGRAREPQRPSDTDAQPAPSGGRRGSHLP, encoded by the coding sequence GTGCGGCGATCCGTCCCGGTCCTCGTTGCCCTCCTCGTCGGTCTAGCGGCCGCGCCGCAGGCGGCGCCCGCGCAGGACGGGCGGCCGGTGGTGATGGTGGTGGACTTCGCGGTGTCCGTGGGATGGTCGCCCGCGTCCGAGGTGGTGACCGACCGGATCGTGGCGCGGTTGCGGGAGGACGGGTCGGTGCGGGTGCTGTCGCGGTCGGAGACCCGCAACGCGCTCGAGGCCCAGCGCCTGGACACGCGGGGCATCCTGGACGTGCAGGACGTGAGCCGGGCGGCGGCACGGGCGGGCGCGGACGACGTGATCATGGGCGAGGTGGAACAGTTCGACCAAGATCACCGCGGCGGGTGCTTCCCCCTCGTGGGCTGTGCGTACACCATCACCACCACCGTCCACATCCGCGGGATGGTGGTGGACGCGGAGACCGCGGCGGTGCTCGCGCGACCCGAGGGGCAGGCGCAGCGCAGCCAGACCTCGGCCTCCGTGTGGGTGGGCCCCTGGTGGAGCCACGTGTCCGTGTCGAACTTCGACGCGCAGCTCATCGGCCGGGTCACCCTGGAGGCGGTGGCTCAGTTCGTCTCCCGCGCCAAGCCCAGCCTGCGGCCCAAGCCCGGACGGGCCCGCGAGCCCCAGCGGCCCTCCGACACCGACGCCCAGCCCGCCCCCTCCGGAGGCCGCAGGGGGTCCCATCTCCCTTGA
- a CDS encoding transcriptional repressor codes for MRLTRQRKAILEALRATRSHPTAEEILQRVRVDLPSTSLASVYRNLRVLKAEGLVREIVTGGHRRYDGVLTDHAHFICERCHRVYDLGEESWIPRIRRWLPEGFSVSGVHLELRGRCPECG; via the coding sequence ATGAGACTGACGCGGCAACGGAAAGCCATCCTGGAGGCCCTCCGGGCGACCCGGTCGCACCCCACCGCGGAGGAAATCCTCCAGCGGGTGCGGGTAGATCTACCGAGTACGAGCCTCGCCTCCGTGTACCGGAACCTCCGGGTGCTGAAGGCGGAGGGGCTGGTCCGCGAGATCGTGACGGGAGGGCACCGGCGGTACGACGGGGTCCTCACGGATCACGCCCACTTCATCTGCGAGCGTTGCCACCGGGTTTACGACCTGGGGGAGGAGAGCTGGATTCCCCGGATCCGGAGATGGCTTCCGGAGGGCTTTTCCGTTTCCGGCGTGCACCTGGAGCTGCGGGGACGGTGTCCGGAATGCGGGTGA
- a CDS encoding molybdopterin-dependent oxidoreductase gives MRAVLWGGVLGVLAFGGFRLGGLILGLPLWMREAAGVRIPVELIGERLFRWLPPVWFAYLVNALEAFGRSVLGLEHFGKILALALANLTVAGLGAVGALGLRRWIREVRSTPMAVAAATLLVWTAWMFVLLPLAGGGLLGQKAGPPELVAALGGLWSLAYAGPLVLLLRKDANAPSTGDQNPLSRRALLRRGMRFLAGLLAGSALAEWAVRLAAGAQALFARIRGLPPEITPNRAFYTVSKNFFDPDVDARRWRLEVTGLVENRLVLSLEDLKRLPSVSRPHTFACISNPVGGDLIGNAVWKGVRFRDLLERARPRPQARRVVFRCADGYHTSVPLADLLDPDAFLAYEMNGEVLPKPHGFPLRAVIPGLYGMKNPKWITEIELTDKDHLGYWESQGWSDEAVVKTLSKFTTPRNGAVLPAGPVWVGGVAYAGDRGIKAVEVSFDGGRTWQGAALKPPLGRHTWVLWALRWDARPGRYTLAVRAWDGRGFPQDPAPRPSLPEGATGYHVIRVTVR, from the coding sequence GTGCGGGCGGTGCTGTGGGGTGGGGTGCTGGGCGTGCTGGCCTTCGGCGGATTCCGCCTCGGTGGCCTGATTCTCGGGTTGCCCCTCTGGATGCGGGAGGCCGCGGGCGTGCGGATCCCCGTGGAACTCATCGGCGAGCGCCTGTTCCGGTGGCTTCCCCCCGTTTGGTTCGCCTACCTGGTGAACGCCCTGGAGGCCTTCGGCCGATCGGTGCTGGGCCTGGAGCACTTCGGGAAGATCCTGGCCCTCGCCCTGGCCAACCTCACGGTGGCGGGGCTGGGGGCTGTCGGAGCACTGGGGCTGAGGCGGTGGATCCGTGAGGTCCGCTCGACGCCTATGGCGGTTGCGGCGGCCACCCTGCTCGTCTGGACGGCGTGGATGTTCGTGCTCCTGCCGCTTGCGGGCGGGGGACTCCTCGGCCAGAAGGCAGGGCCCCCGGAGCTCGTGGCGGCGCTTGGAGGCCTGTGGAGCCTTGCGTATGCCGGTCCGCTCGTCCTCCTGCTAAGGAAAGACGCTAACGCACCGTCCACCGGCGACCAGAACCCCTTGAGCCGGAGGGCATTGCTCCGGCGGGGGATGCGGTTCTTGGCGGGGTTGCTCGCGGGATCCGCCCTGGCGGAGTGGGCGGTGCGCCTGGCCGCAGGGGCACAGGCCCTGTTCGCCCGCATCCGGGGCCTCCCCCCGGAGATCACGCCCAACCGGGCCTTCTACACCGTCAGCAAGAACTTCTTCGACCCGGACGTGGACGCCCGGCGGTGGCGACTGGAGGTGACGGGCCTTGTGGAGAACCGGCTGGTGCTCTCCCTGGAGGACCTGAAAAGGCTTCCATCCGTCAGCCGGCCCCACACCTTCGCCTGCATCAGCAACCCCGTGGGCGGAGACCTCATCGGCAACGCCGTGTGGAAGGGGGTCCGGTTCCGGGACCTGCTGGAACGCGCCCGGCCCAGGCCCCAGGCGCGGAGGGTGGTGTTCCGGTGCGCGGACGGCTACCACACCTCGGTCCCCCTCGCGGACCTCCTGGACCCGGACGCCTTCCTGGCCTACGAGATGAACGGGGAAGTCCTTCCCAAGCCCCACGGCTTCCCCCTCCGGGCCGTGATTCCGGGCCTGTACGGGATGAAGAACCCGAAGTGGATCACCGAGATCGAGCTCACGGACAAGGACCACCTGGGCTACTGGGAGTCCCAGGGGTGGAGCGACGAAGCCGTGGTCAAGACCCTCTCGAAGTTCACCACCCCCCGGAACGGCGCGGTCCTGCCCGCGGGTCCGGTCTGGGTGGGAGGGGTGGCGTACGCGGGCGACCGCGGGATCAAGGCGGTGGAGGTGAGTTTCGACGGCGGGCGGACCTGGCAAGGGGCTGCCCTCAAGCCTCCCCTCGGCCGACACACCTGGGTGCTGTGGGCCCTCCGGTGGGATGCCCGCCCGGGCCGGTACACCCTGGCGGTGCGCGCGTGGGACGGCCGGGGATTCCCCCAGGACCCTGCCCCCAGACCCTCCCTCCCCGAGGGCGCGACCGGCTACCACGTGATCCGGGTTACGGTCCGCTAG
- a CDS encoding glycosyltransferase family 39 protein, whose protein sequence is MTRDVLCLAGGALLAGALLLVGGRSLSFDELFAAHAASLPIRDLLRFTYLHDAHPPLYYLLLRAWISLFGSGEVVLRALSALAGLGTVGAVARLGAEISPGAGQAAALWLFGSPLFLYASVEATRYALLVALFALAALAVWRMTSDPGRRPWILGVLLGALLYTHYLGAVFCAALGGFVLRCGSPQARLRFFLASALAGLAFLPWLPVLWHHVLDGRINPPWRGPLPATLPLQILHLVGFGGRAFGSASPYLHPTADLTTQLLLALPVVGAIWLGGSAVVRGDRRLGALLGWCVGLPAAVLLGVSLWTRSLVAYPRYFVFALPFWAVAAGAAVAELGRAPARRRAAGAVAFGILFVLSLASLAAFAASPTAGTGDRKSMGAYLRAHVRADDAVVVFPSWERLGLAYYAPGVRAEWAFLGTRRDAPDPGEVRMGMTALAARRKRIWVLEEPPMPPGLFDATYRWLARTHRVRDHREFGGVRVTLFVRGEGGR, encoded by the coding sequence GTGACCCGGGATGTCCTGTGCCTGGCCGGAGGTGCCCTCCTGGCGGGCGCCCTCCTCCTGGTGGGAGGCCGGAGCCTCTCCTTCGACGAGCTCTTCGCGGCCCACGCGGCTTCGCTCCCGATCCGGGACCTCCTGCGGTTCACGTACCTCCACGACGCCCACCCGCCCCTGTACTACCTCCTGCTCAGGGCCTGGATCTCCCTGTTCGGTTCCGGGGAGGTGGTCCTCCGAGCCCTCTCGGCCCTGGCGGGGCTCGGGACGGTGGGGGCCGTGGCGCGGCTGGGCGCGGAGATCTCGCCCGGGGCGGGTCAAGCCGCGGCCCTGTGGCTTTTCGGTTCGCCGCTGTTCCTGTACGCCTCCGTGGAGGCCACCCGGTACGCGCTGCTTGTGGCCCTGTTTGCGCTCGCGGCCCTGGCGGTGTGGCGCATGACGTCGGACCCGGGTCGTCGTCCCTGGATTCTCGGAGTGCTCCTGGGGGCGCTGCTCTACACCCACTACCTGGGCGCGGTGTTCTGCGCGGCCCTGGGCGGGTTCGTCCTGAGGTGTGGGAGCCCGCAGGCCCGCCTCCGGTTTTTCCTGGCCTCCGCCCTCGCGGGACTTGCCTTCCTGCCCTGGCTTCCGGTCCTGTGGCACCACGTGCTCGACGGCCGCATCAACCCGCCCTGGCGGGGGCCGCTTCCCGCCACCCTCCCGCTCCAGATCCTGCACCTGGTGGGGTTCGGGGGGAGGGCGTTCGGGAGTGCCTCGCCGTACCTCCACCCCACCGCGGACCTCACCACCCAGCTCCTCCTCGCGCTCCCGGTCGTGGGGGCGATCTGGCTTGGGGGGAGTGCCGTGGTCCGGGGCGACCGCCGGTTGGGGGCTCTCCTCGGGTGGTGCGTCGGGCTTCCGGCCGCGGTGCTGCTGGGAGTTTCCCTCTGGACCCGGTCCCTCGTGGCCTACCCCCGCTACTTCGTCTTCGCCCTGCCCTTCTGGGCCGTGGCCGCGGGGGCGGCGGTGGCGGAGCTCGGGCGTGCACCGGCGCGGCGGCGGGCGGCCGGAGCGGTGGCGTTCGGGATCCTGTTCGTCCTCAGCCTGGCCTCCCTCGCGGCGTTCGCGGCCTCTCCCACCGCGGGAACAGGGGACCGCAAATCCATGGGCGCGTACCTGCGGGCGCACGTCCGGGCAGACGATGCGGTGGTGGTGTTCCCTTCCTGGGAACGGCTCGGCCTCGCGTACTATGCACCGGGAGTGCGGGCGGAATGGGCCTTCCTCGGCACCCGCCGGGACGCGCCGGATCCCGGGGAGGTGAGAATGGGGATGACGGCGCTTGCGGCAAGGCGGAAACGGATCTGGGTCCTGGAGGAACCCCCGATGCCCCCGGGGCTGTTCGATGCCACGTACCGGTGGCTTGCGCGGACGCATCGGGTGCGGGACCACCGGGAGTTCGGCGGCGTGCGGGTGACCCTGTTCGTGCGCGGGGAGGGAGGACGGTGA
- a CDS encoding metal-dependent transcriptional regulator, which translates to MRVTSRRIEEYLRAILHLRAGGGKVSLTALARQMGVSPPTAHEMVRRLERMGLVTYSRREGIRLTPEGSHRAFGKERRYRLSQRFLCDVLGMEAEVAAREALRFEQGLSPTVEQQIIRLFAHSRASELDG; encoded by the coding sequence ATGCGGGTGACGAGCAGACGGATCGAGGAGTACCTGCGGGCCATCTTGCACCTGCGGGCCGGAGGAGGGAAGGTCTCCCTGACTGCCCTGGCCCGCCAGATGGGGGTTTCGCCTCCCACGGCACACGAGATGGTACGCCGGCTGGAGCGGATGGGACTCGTGACGTACTCCCGGCGGGAGGGAATCCGCCTCACCCCAGAGGGGAGCCACCGGGCCTTCGGCAAGGAGCGGCGGTACCGCCTCTCCCAGCGGTTCCTGTGCGATGTGCTGGGGATGGAGGCGGAAGTGGCGGCCCGGGAGGCCCTCCGGTTCGAGCAGGGACTTTCGCCCACCGTGGAACAGCAGATCATCCGGCTGTTCGCCCACAGCCGTGCTTCGGAGCTGGACGGGTGA